From Salminus brasiliensis chromosome 12, fSalBra1.hap2, whole genome shotgun sequence:
GAAGGCGGTGGTTGGTTTTCCGCTAAATGCCAAACCCGCTCCCTGCTCGGTAAGCACAGGCGGGTTGGGGGCAGCGAGGAGACAGAGGCCGGTGCCCATGTGGGCATGGAGTGGATCGTGTTACCAGCGCCGGGGGCAAATGGAACAGTGCAACAGCTGCCCATTCACAAAGCTTGTCCATTGTTAGCCCAGATCGAGTTGGTGGTCATCTAAACAGCAGACCCACTGTCGTGATGAGAACTTCTTGTGCAAATAAGACTCCCTAGGGGCAACCTGGTCGCCGCGACCAATAGCAGCACTGTTGGTTTGCGTCGTTTCTCCTAAAACTCAAAACCGGCAGAGCTTCTAGCTCCACTCCAAGTCCATTCTCCATGCAGTCCAAGCCTGTAGAGCTTCAGCTGTCTGTGCTGTAGTCTAGCCATCCTTTCTTGCTTTCGACCCATGTGCTGGATAGCAGTGCATCTATGCCGAGTATGCTCCGAGATTTGCCCTTTAAATTGGAGCATCATATTCCTGAAGAAAGTCCTTGAGAGGCTGAGGCAGCTGGTCCCTCGTGCTGGAAATGTCTAGGTGGCCGTTGACCGTCTTCCTGCACAGGTGCTGCAGGGAAGACATGGTGCTGGAGAAGGGCCTTAGCAGCTCCAGGGGGATCTTCTCCGCTCCGGAGTAGATGTAGTAGGCGCTGCGGATGTTGCCCATAGAAGTGGCAGTCCTTGGCGAAGACATATAGTGGTGCACAAGCTTGAGCACACAGTCGAAGCGGGGCACCGACTGGGAGCTCTTGGGGTCCGTCTGCAGGAAAAAGGACTTGTTGTCGCACTGCACCCGCAGGTTCTTGGTTCCCGACTCGGTCTTGACGCTCAGGGTGAAGAAGTGGCGGTTGTCCGAGCTGTCGCGGATCAGGAAGGTGCCACTTGGCTCAGAGGCCAGCATGCTGTTGGCCTCTTTGCCGCTGATGGAGGACCAGTAGAAGCCGCTCTCTTGGAGCTTCCTAACCGTGCCCTGGACCAGCTGATACTGTAGCTTGGAGCTGAAGGTCTTGTAACGGTGGGGAGCGAGCCGCATGTTGGCATCCAGAGTGCAGCTGCTCATTGCGGGTTTGCTGTGTGTTACCATGGCGCACTTGAGGCTGGCATAAAAGGTCAGGCCCAAGTTACTCAAAGATGGTGGGTacctgaggaagaggagggaaaCGTGTTAGAACAGAACTCTAAGCCAAACCCAAAGCTCGAGAGGATGGTCATCTGCATGGAGGCCTGAACTAGGTGACAACACACTTGCATTCATTCCTATGACATAAACACCATCTCTCTGAATTAGGGAACGATGAACATCACTAGAAACACCCAAACTCAAATGAATACTCAAACTGAAGTTAGTCAGGGctcttatttaaatgtatttaaatatataatataatatcccAGAATTCACTCAAGCAAGCTATATAAGCAATGTAGCGGATATTTACCTTAACAGGTCTTGTGGTGAAACTTTGTTATATCCAAATGATTCGTTGACAAAGCTGGACTTTGCCGGTTTTGTATGTTTCCAGTGTTAAAGAGCCGCGCAGAGAGAAGTAGTCCGCTCTGTGTAACTTCAGCGCTCTCCTCACCGCGGCTGTTTCAGCGTCTGCTGCCTCTCCAGTCGCGCCGGGGGCCTTTTAAACGCACTCCCCTAACCCCGCCCCCGTTCCGCGAACACCCCGCCCCGCTCATTTGCATAGGCTCCTCCCCAGCCGTTCCAGTAAAGGCAGGCTGTCAGTAAGTGTGTTAAAGCGGATTCCTGGTACTGGCTGTGgcccctcccccctcctccctctctttgtTCTTCCAACAAGGAGAAGTTGTGCGGCTCGTTTACAGTAAGTTTGTGCCAGATCACTGCTGAACTGATAGTAAAACAGACACCGCTGCTTGGCAACAGCCACGGTTTTACACAGGGGGAATTGAGCCTCGAGTACAAACACAAAACTGTTAGATGAACCAACATATGAAGTCATACCTGTCTCTTCAAGAGAATTTAGCCcacgaaaaaaaaaagaagaagaaggagggagTTTTAATAGTGTTTATCTTACAGTGAGATGTATGCTAATATTAATTCTGCATAGTCATATGTTcatattgataaaaaaaaaagactatatatattatattatatgtattctATTATTACATATTTCAAATATCTCAATACCCATTGGAACAGACACGAAGAGGAGTGAAGCACAGGAAATCTGAAACATGCCAGTGAGTTGTAATGTGCTCATGTGGTGATCAATGAAGTCTGCTGTGATCGCTTGGCCTTGATTCGTCATTGTTCATGAATCACATGGGATCGTGCACatttgtctctgtgtgtgtgtgtgtgtgtgtgtgtgtgtgtgtctactggCTGGTAGGTCATGTAGACCTTCAGTGCTTGTAATACACCACAATGTGTACTGTACTGGCTTCAGCGCCGTATTGTAATATTTCAGTGTTAATGCTTTGCCCATTGACCGCCAGCCCACTGTGTGTgcaagaaagacagagagagagagagagagagagagagagagagaggccccACTGCTGCCTATTTACAGCAGCTTACCGTCACACTTAAATTTAGAGCAAGACCACAGAGGAGCAGAGGGAGCGAACAGCGTGAATGATGGTTAATAACACACTGAGGTTAACACAGCCACTGCTAATGCACAGATTTCCCGAAAGGACAGTCTTAAGGCCGTGTCAGGAAAATGAAAGCGGAGTCTCCAAACGGTGTCAATGAAGGAGCTCCTAAAATTCTCCGTAGGAGGAAAGAGGAACTTAATTGAGAAAAGCATGGGTTCTCCTTCTACACTGACAGACTGTTGAAAAATCTCTGATATGTACAGTGGAAaagtactctctctctctctctctctctctctatatatatatatatatatatatatatatatatatatatatatat
This genomic window contains:
- the socs3a gene encoding suppressor of cytokine signaling 3a, with the protein product MVTHSKPAMSSCTLDANMRLAPHRYKTFSSKLQYQLVQGTVRKLQESGFYWSSISGKEANSMLASEPSGTFLIRDSSDNRHFFTLSVKTESGTKNLRVQCDNKSFFLQTDPKSSQSVPRFDCVLKLVHHYMSSPRTATSMGNIRSAYYIYSGAEKIPLELLRPFSSTMSSLQHLCRKTVNGHLDISSTRDQLPQPLKDFLQEYDAPI